From a region of the Raphanus sativus cultivar WK10039 unplaced genomic scaffold, ASM80110v3 Scaffold0634, whole genome shotgun sequence genome:
- the LOC130502652 gene encoding uncharacterized protein LOC130502652, whose translation MIHVYGSCGVWELVVPSGWSFSVDAKIGGRLHGFQLSSSIEEFQKIVIEDFCLKVTDADLELSYLPIGLINSSECPPVIIANSSQVQNFLGFCKKHPSTQLCVTYKAKQDNEKKKGKMKQGQVDGDDYDADKHNKKKKGKMKQEEKGDLFLNKTVLKARFELCAMKHNFHYTVTKSNKSVWCIRCADKVCYWGARAECLKGSTYFIINKYVGEHSCAPSNKSSGGKTASAKTIGSLIMHKYEGVKEGPKAKDIVQIMRHDYGCEISDSLAWDSREYAINAVRGIPDESYGKIPKYLHMLEEANPGTHSSYETDVNGRFKYLFIAFGQSIRGFTNVMRRVIVIDGTFLKSKFKGVLLVATALDGNSNLYPIAFGIVDSENHQSWEWFMRQLKVVVADGNGLAFISDRQGSIAKAVENVYPLAAHGICIHHLLNNVVTYFRGKGLAGLVSKASKAYRVADFKRIFGHVCNISPAIGTYLMEADVKKWARCQFIGFRYDIRTNNPAESINSALRSPREFPVIPLLDSIREMLTRWFFKRKKKISKHKHPLTIDVEEKIERRIEKGKTFVVYPITDSQMLVKGDIIDCFVDLDKRACSCGKFNLLKIPCRHAIKAGYSVARRSGAVLIDRCQNIDPERSISLDRSVRFIQNDRSVKNDRNNLNLSISLEFYE comes from the exons ATGATTCATGTCTATGGTTCATGTGGTGTTTGGGAATTGGTTGTACCTTCAGGTTGGAGTTTTTCTGTTGATGCAAAGATAGGAGGAAGATTACATGGTTTCCAATTGAGCTCCTCTATTGAAGAGTTTCAGAAAATTGTAATTGAGGATTTTTGTTTAAAGGTAACGGATGCAGATTTGGAATTGAGTTATCTACCTATTGGATTGATCAATTCATCAGAATGTCCACCAGTGATCATTGCAAACTCAAGCCAAGTTCAAAACTTTCTAGGGTTTTGTAAGAAGCATCCGTCAACTCAATTGTGTGTTACGTATAAAGCCAAGCAAGataatgagaagaagaaagggaagATGAAGCAAGGTCAGGTTGATGGAGATGATTATGATGCTGACAAGcataacaagaaaaagaaaggaaagATGAAGCAAGAGGAG AAAGGAGATCTTTTCCTCAACAAAACAGTGTTAAAGGCAAGGTTTGAGTTATGTGCAATGAAGCATAACTTTCACTACACAGTTACCAAATCCAATAAATCAGTTTGGTGTATTAGATGTGCTGATAAGGTGTGCTATTGGGGTGCCCGAGCAGAGTGTTTGAAGGGctctacatattttattattaataagtaTGTCGGTGAACATTCATGCGCACCTTCAAACAAATCCAGTGGCGGTAAGACAGCTTCAGCGAAAACAATAGGCAGTCTCATCATGCATAAGTACGAAGGTGTCAAAGAAGGACCTAAAGCAAAAGATATTGTTCAGATTATGCGTCATGATTATGGATGTGAGATCTCTGATTCTTTAGCATGGGATTCCCGTGAATATGCAATCAATGCCGTCAGAGGTATTCCAGACGAAAGTTATggaaaaataccaaaatacttgcaCATGCTGGAAGAGGCCAATCCAGGTACCCATTCCTCTTACGAGACTGACGTCAATGGAAgatttaaatatctatttatagcGTTTGGTCAATCGATTAGAGGCTTCACCAATGTCATGAGACGTGTCATTGTTATAGATGGAACATTCTTGAAGAGTAAATTTAAAGGGGTGCTACTGGTTGCAACTGCTTTAGATGGAAATTCAAATTTGTATCCTATTGCATTCGGGATAGTAGACTCTGAGAATCATCAGTCTTGGGAATGGTTTATGAGACAATTAAAAGTGGTTGTTGCTGATGGTAATGGCTTGGCTTTTATTTCGGATAGACAAGGGTCTATAGCGAAGGCAGTTGAGAATGTGTATCCTCTAGCGGCACATGGTATTTGTATTCATCATTTGTTGAATAATGTGGTAACATATTTCAGAGGCAAGGGATTAGCTGGGTTGGTTTCTAAGGCTTCGAAGGCTTATAGAGTTGCTGACTTTAAGAGAATATTTGGTCATGTCTGCAATATCAGTCCAGCAATAGGAACCTATCTAATGGAAGCAGATGTGAAAAAATGGGCTAGATGTCAATTTATTGGATTCAGGTATGACATTAGGACAAACAACCCTGCTGAGTCTATAAATTCTGCTTTGCGTTCGCCAAGAGAGTTTCCTGTTATTCCTTTGTTGGACAGTATTAGAGAAATGCTGACACGGTGGTTTTTTAAGCGTAAGAAAAAGATTTCAAAACATAAGCATCCTTTGACCATAGATGTAGAGGAAAAGATTGAAAGGAGAATCGAGAAGGGAAAAACTTTCGTAGTTTACCCTATAACAGATAGTCAGATGCTTGTGAAAGGCGATATAATTGATTGCTTTGTTGATTTGGATAAACGGGCTTGTTCTTGTGGGAAGTTCAACCTCTTGAAGATTCCTTGTAGACACGCAATAAAAGCCGGTTATTCTGTTGCCAGACGAAGCGGTGCAGTTTTGATCGACCGGTGCCAAAACATCGATCCAGAACGATCGATCAGCTTAGACCGATCGGTCCGTTTTATACAGAACGATCGTTCCGTGAAGAACGACCGAAACAATCTCA ACCTTTCCATCTCCTTGGAATTCTATGAGTGA
- the LOC108820100 gene encoding aspartic proteinase Asp1-like codes for MNLKKESRKLFPWVYFFFFYVFLLVSARVQPSEAATKDSPKGHVKLQNHLLASSVVFPVSGNVYPLGYYYVLLNIGNPPKVFDLDIDTGSDLTWVQCDAPCKGCTKPRDSQYKPKCNTLPCSHMLCYGLDLHQRRPCLDPQDQCDYEVGYSDHASSLGALVTDVFPLRLENGSTTHPHLTFGCGYDQESPGPHPAPPTAGMLGLGRGKVSISSQLSYLGITKNVIVHCLSHDNGNGFLSIGDELVPSSGVTWTSLALKSTSKHYMTGPAELLFNDKTTSVKGINFIFDSGSSYTYFNAQAYQAILSHIRKDLKVKALMETKEDKSLPVCWKGKEPLKSVYDVKKYFKTITLRFGSQKKGQLFQVPPESYLIITEEGSVCLGILNGSEIGLDNYNIIGDIFFQGIMVIYDNEKQRIGWIPSDCDKLPNVNHNRRGVLSKEEEYQRGFSLIRWLFAGTDSSNKKDGEL; via the exons ATGAATCTCAAAAAGGAGTCAAGAAAGCTGTTTCCATGGGTttacttctttttcttctacGTTTTCCTCCTCGTCTCTGCTCGCGTTCAACCTTCGGAAGCTGCTACCAAAGACTCGCCCAAGGGACATGTGAAGTTACAGAATCATCTACTTGCCTCCTCCGTCGTCTTTCCTGTCTCCGGGAACGTTTATCCTCTTGG GTACTATTATGTGTTGCTTAACATAGGAAACCCACCTAAGGTCTTTGACTTAGACATTGACACTGGCAGTGATCTCACCTGGGTTCAATGTGATGCACCCTGCAAAGGTTGCACAAAG CCACGTGATAGTCAGTACAAACCCAAATGCAACACTTTACCTTGTTCGCATATGTTGTGTTATGGCCTAGACCTTCACCAGAGAAGACCTTGTCTCGACCCTCAGGATCAGTGTGACTATGAAGTTGGATATTCAGATCATGCATCTTCTCTTGGTGCTCTCGTTACTGATGTGTTCCCTCTGAGACTTGAAAATGGATCCACTACGCATCCCCATTTGACATTTGG atgTGGGTATGATCAGGAGAGCCCTGGTCCACACCCTGCTCCTCCAACAGCTGGTATGCTTGGCCTTGGCAGAGGCAAAGTAAGTATCTCATCACAGCTTAGTTACTTGGGGATAACCAAGAATGTGATTGTGCATTGCTTAAGTCATGACAATGGTAATGGCTTTCTCTCTATCGGAGATGAGCTTGTTCCTTCTTCTGGAGTTACGTGGACTTCTTTGGCTCTTAAGTCAACTAG TAAACACTACATGACTGGACCAGCAGAGCTTCTCTTTAACGACAAGACCACAAGTGTCAAAGGCATTAACTTCATTTTCGATAGTGGAAGCTCGTACACTTACTTCAATGCCCAAGCATACCAAGCGATTCTTTCTCAT ATACGTAAAGATTTGAAGGTTAAGGCTTTGATGGAGACAAAAGAAGATAAAAGCTTACCGGTCTGTTGGAAAGGCAAAGAGCCTTTGAAATCAGTATATGATGTGAAGAAATACTTCAAGACTATTACTTTAAGATTTGGGAGTCAAAAGAAAGGTCAGCTGTTTCAGGTTCCACCTGAGTCATATCTCATTATCACT gaaGAAGGAAGCGTATGTTTGGGGATTCTAAACGGATCTGAGATCGGGCTCGATAACTACAACATCATTGGAG ACATATTCTTCCAAGGGATAATGGTAATCTACGACAATGAGAAGCAGAGGATTGGATGGATTCCTTCAGACTGTGACAAGCTTCCCAA TGTGAACCACAACCGTAGAGGAGTTTTGTCGAAGGAGGAGGAGTATCAAAGAGGCTTTAGTTTGATAAGATGGCTTTTCGCGGGAACTGATTCTTCTAACAAGAAAGATGGAGAGCTTTGA
- the LOC108821979 gene encoding purple acid phosphatase 23-like — MKKSHHAIFINLKSNFVLLPRQVSVLTLPDHTSIIHHVLIDGLEPETKYYYRCGDSSVPAMSEEISFVTLPLPSKDSYPQRIGFVGDLGLTSNTTTTIDHLMDNDPSLVVIVGDLTYANQYRTTGGKGASCFSCSFPDAPIRETYQPRWDAWGRFMEPLTSKVPTMVIEGNHEIEPQASGVTFKSYSERFAVPATESGSNSNFYYSFDAGGVHFVMLGAYVDYNQTGAQYAWLKEDLSEVDRGVTPWLVATMHPPWYNSYSSHYQEFECMRQEMEELLYQHRVDVIFAGHVHAYERMNRIYNYTLDPCGAVYITIGDGGNIEKVDVDFADDPGKCPSPGDNVPEIGGSCPLNFTSGPAKGKFCWDRQPDWSAFRESSFGHGILEVMNSTHALWRWHRNQDVYKDDSYGDQIYIVRQPNLCISPATSREAGGGRETSGGENRFSSPSLPIFIWIFLVFGIL; from the exons ATGAAGAAATCCCATCACGCCATCTTCATCAATCTTAAATCAAACTTTGTTCTACTTCCTCGACAAGTTTCTGTCCTCACTCTCCCTgatcacacca GCATCATACACCATGTCCTCATCGACG GTCTTGAGCCAGAAACCAAGTACTACTACAGGTGCGGAGACAGCTCTGTTCCTGCAATGAGCGAGGAGATTTCTTTTGTGACTTTGCCACTTCCAAGCAAAGACTCTTATCCTCAACGAATTGGCTTTGTTGGGGATTTAGGTCTTACTAGCAACACGACCACCACCATTGACCATCTGATGGATAACGACCCTTCGCTGGTTGTTATTGTTGGGGACTTAACATATGCAAACCAGTACCGTACAACTGGCGGCAAAGGAGCTTCATGCTTCTCATGTTCCTTTCCAGATGCACCTATTAGGGAGACGTATCAACCTCGCTGGGATGCCTGGGGAAG GTTCATGGAGCCACTGACCTCCAAGGTCCCAACAATGGTCATCGAAGGCAACCATGAGATTGAGCCTCAAGCTTCCGGTGTCACCTTTAAGTCATACTCTGAAAGGTTTGCTGTTCCTGCTACTGAGAGTGGCTCCAACAGCAACTTCTACTATTCTTTTGATGCTGGAGGAGTGCATTTTGTTATGTTGGGTGCATATGTTGATTATAATCAGACTG GAGCACAATACGCATGGCTGAAGGAAGATTTGTCTGAAGTTGATCGCGGGGTGACACCTTGGCTGGTCGCAACAATGCATCCACCTTGGTACAATAGCTACTCCTCACACTACCAGGAGTTTGAATGCATGAGGCAGGAAATGGAAGAGCTTCTTTACCAACACCGTGTCGACGTCATTTTTGCAGGACAT GTACATGCATACGAGAGGATGAACCGAATATACAACTACACGCTAGACCCATGTGGGGCTGTTTACATAACAATCGGAGATGGTGGGAACATAGAGAAAGTTGACGTGGACTTTGCAGATGACCCTGGGAAGTGTCCATCCCCGGGAGACAACGTCCCAGAGATTGGAGGATCATGCCCTTTAAACTTTACTTCTGGCCCTGCCAAAGGAAAGTTTTGCTGGGACAGACAACCTGACTGGAGTGCCTTCAGAGAGAGCAGCTTCGGCCATGGAATCCTAGAG GTCATGAATTCAACGCACGCCTTGTGGAGATGGCATAGGAATCAGGATGTCTATAAAGACGACAGCTATGGTGATCAGATATATATTGTTCGTCAACCAAATCTCTGCATTTCCCCTGCAACATCGAG GGAAGCAGGCGGAGGAAGAGAGACATCAGGCGGCGAAAATAGATTTTCCTCTCCCTCATTACCAATTTTCATTTGGATATTTCTCGTTTTTGGCATTTTATAG
- the LOC108821829 gene encoding uncharacterized protein LOC108821829, translated as MTWDSSFNNDQVGNPWLIDHRNSYSCSSSFKSLFRASVLCASHVPLNATLVFRSTIQTGNQVNTDSASCSMQTSDTFASHVPLNAIPVFRSTVQTGKHVNTDSASCSRQTSDTFASHVPLNATSVFRSAVQTKNLVNTDSANCSRQTCDIFAAHFH; from the exons ATGACATGGGACAGTAGCTTTAACAACGATCAG GTGGGGAATCCATGGTTGATAGATCATCGAAATAGTTATAGTTGCTCCTCTTCGTTTAAAAGCTTGTTTAGAGCAAG TGTTTTATGTGCTTCTCATGTTCCATTGAATGCCACTCTAGTGTTTCGTTCTACTATACAGACAGGAAATCAG GTTAATACTGATTCAGCTAGCTGTAGCATGCAAACTAGCGATACATTTGCTTCTCATGTTCCATTGAATGCCATTCCAGTGTTTCGTTCTACTGTGCAAACAGGAAAACAT GTTAATACTGATTCAGCTAGCTGTAGCAGGCAAACTAGCGATACATTTGCTTCTCATGTTCCATTGAATGCCACTTCAGTGTTTCGTTCTGCTGTGCAAACAAAAAATCTG GTTAATACTGATTCAGCTAACTGTAGCAGGCAAACTTGCGATATATTTGCTGCTCATTTCCATTGA